A single Rhopalosiphum padi isolate XX-2018 chromosome 4, ASM2088224v1, whole genome shotgun sequence DNA region contains:
- the LOC132931033 gene encoding four and a half LIM domains protein 2 isoform X5, whose product MADVEYQFTTTERKVRKSKKTTSSNKRRESNDQGEVTITELDKENVYPSENGHDDKSGEYTKAMNKDWHSGHFCCWQCDESLTGQRYVLRDDHPYCIKCYESVFANPCDECDKTIGIDSKDLSYKDKHWHEACFLCSKCRVSLVDKQFGSKVEKIYCGNCYDTQFAARCDGCGDIFRAGTKKMEYKTRQWHEKCFSCVVCKSAIGTKSFIPRDQEVYCATCYEEKFSTRCVKCDKIITSGGVTYKNEPWHRECFTCSHCSTSLAGQRFTSRDEKPYCGDCFGELFAKRCTSCVKPITGIGGTRFISFEDRHWHNDCFICASCKTSLVGRGFITDAEDIICPECAKQKLM is encoded by the exons atGGCAGACGTAGAATATCAGTTCACAACCACCGAGAGAAAAGTCAGGAAAAGCAAAAAAACTACTTCGTCAAATAAGAGAAGAGAGAGCAATGATCAGGGCGAAGTTACCATCACAGAATTGGATAAAGAAAACGTGTATCCATCAGAAAATGGTCACGATGACAAGAG CGGAGAATACACCAAGGCTATGAACAAGGACTGGCATTCCGGTCATTTCTGTTGCTGGCAATGTGATGAATCGTTAACAGGGCAGAGATATGTGCTCAGAGACGATCATCCATATTGCATCAAATGCTACGAATCTGTATTCGCCAACCCGTGTGACGAATGCGACAAGACCATCGGGATCGACTCTAAA GATTTGTCGTACAAGGATAAACATTGGCATGAAGCTTGTTTCTTGTGCAGCAAATGTCGCGTCTCGTTGGTGGACAAACAATTTGGATCAAAAGTAGAAAAAATCTATTGCGGAAACTGCTACGACACTCAATTTGCTGCTAGATGCGATGGCTGTGGAGATATATTCCGTGCAG GAACAAAAAAGATGGAGTACAAGACCAGACAGTGGCACGAGAAATGTTTCAGCTGCGTTGTATGCAAGTCGGCCATCGGCACCAAGAGCTTTATACCCAGGGACCAGGAAGTTTACTGCGCCACTTGCTACGAGGAAAAGTTTTCGACTCGATGCGTTAAGTGTGACAAG ATTATTACTAGCGGTGGCGTGACATATAAAAACGAACCTTGGCACAGGGAATGCTTCACGTGTAGCCACTGTAGCACATCGTTGGCTGGACAGCGTTTCACGTCCAGAGACGAAAAACCATACTGTGGAGATTGTTTCGGAGAGTTGTTCGCCAAAAGATGCACTTCATGTGTAAAACCAATTACAG GAATCGGTGGCACTAGATTCATCTCGTTCGAAGACCGTCACTGGCACAACGATTGCTTTATCTGCGCCTCCTGTAAGACCTCGCTGGTTGGCAGGGGCTTTATCACCGATGCCGAAGACATAATTTGCCCGGAATGCGCCAAGCAGAAGCTCATGTAA
- the LOC132931033 gene encoding four and a half LIM domains protein 2 isoform X6: protein MSVDVMTSKFGNITLKTSTPKKDPGDDDVAILSSFLPEYLMSPASITKNKAFECSLKRDCRLGDPKATPPGTKKMEYKTRQWHEKCFSCVVCKSAIGTKSFIPRDQEVYCATCYEEKFSTRCVKCDKIITSGGVTYKNEPWHRECFTCSHCSTSLAGQRFTSRDEKPYCGDCFGELFAKRCTSCVKPITGIGGTRFISFEDRHWHNDCFICASCKTSLVGRGFITDAEDIICPECAKQKLM from the exons ATGTCCGTGGACGTAATGACTAGCAAGTTCGGTAACATCACGCTGAAGACCAGTACGCCCAAAAAGGATCCGGGCGACGACGATGTTGCTATTCTGTCGTCATTTTTACCGGAATACCTGATGAGTCCCGCGTCCATAACGAAAAACAAGGCGTTCGAATGTTCGTTGAAACGAGACTGCAGACTGGGAGATCCCAAAGCCACCCCTCCAG GAACAAAAAAGATGGAGTACAAGACCAGACAGTGGCACGAGAAATGTTTCAGCTGCGTTGTATGCAAGTCGGCCATCGGCACCAAGAGCTTTATACCCAGGGACCAGGAAGTTTACTGCGCCACTTGCTACGAGGAAAAGTTTTCGACTCGATGCGTTAAGTGTGACAAG ATTATTACTAGCGGTGGCGTGACATATAAAAACGAACCTTGGCACAGGGAATGCTTCACGTGTAGCCACTGTAGCACATCGTTGGCTGGACAGCGTTTCACGTCCAGAGACGAAAAACCATACTGTGGAGATTGTTTCGGAGAGTTGTTCGCCAAAAGATGCACTTCATGTGTAAAACCAATTACAG GAATCGGTGGCACTAGATTCATCTCGTTCGAAGACCGTCACTGGCACAACGATTGCTTTATCTGCGCCTCCTGTAAGACCTCGCTGGTTGGCAGGGGCTTTATCACCGATGCCGAAGACATAATTTGCCCGGAATGCGCCAAGCAGAAGCTCATGTAA